A genomic region of Equus caballus isolate H_3958 breed thoroughbred chromosome 1, TB-T2T, whole genome shotgun sequence contains the following coding sequences:
- the DUSP13B gene encoding dual specificity protein phosphatase 13B produces MRGKSGSSLPPCPPAARWVSLAKPVASWVPVSLPGPGIAYQRGKTFFPVCTFPSYWLKGPETVSQDKHSFPARHQTQVLVPLTSQLCRVPDFLSQLTPDRTHLTWVRPDPQRWPESRGMDSLQKQDLRRPKIHGAVRVPPYQPPTLASLQRLLWVHRAATLSHINEVWPNLFLGDAYAARDKNKLTQLGITHVVNVAAGKFQVDTGAKFYHGMPLEYYGIEADDNPFFDLSVYFLPVARYIRTALNIPQGRVLVHCAMGVSRSATVVLAFLMIYENMTLVEAIQTVQAHRDICPNSGFLQQLQVLDNRLGRETGRL; encoded by the exons ATGAGGGGAAAATCCGGGTCTTCACTTCCACCCTGCCCACCGGCTGCCCGCTGGGTGAGCTTGGCCAAGCCAGTGGCCTCCTGGGTGCCCGTTTCCCTTCCCGGTCCTGGCATCGCCTACCAGAGAGGAAAGACGTTCTTCCCAGTTTGTACCTTCCCTAGCTACTGGTTGAAGGGGCCAGAGACAGTTAGCCAAGATAAGCACTCCTTCCCAGCACGGCACCAGACCCAGGTTCTGGTGCCACTGACATCCCAGCTCTGCAGGGTCCCGGACTTCCTCAGTCAGCTGACTCCTGACAGAACCCACCTCACCTGGGTGAGGCCTGACCCGCAGCGCTGGCCTGAGTCACGGGG GATGGACTCACTGCAGAAGCAGGACCTCCGGAGGCCCAAGATCCATGGAGCAGTCCGGGTGCCTCCATATCAGCCACCCACGCTGGCCTCGCTGCAGCGCTTGCTATGGGTCCATCGGGCCGCCACGCTGAGCCACATCAATGAAGTCTGGCCCAATCTCTTCCTGGGAGATGC GTATGCAGCCCGGGACAAGAACAAGCTGACCCAGCTGGGCATCACCCATGTCGTGAATGTCGCTGCAGGCAAGTTTCAAGTGGATACAGGTGCCAAGTTCTACCATGGAATGCCCTTGGAGTACTATGGCATTGAAGCCGATGACAACCCCTTCTTTGACCTCAGTGTCTACTTTCTGCCTGTTGCTCGATACATCCGAACTGCCCTCAATATTCCCCAAG GCCGTGTGCTGGTACACTGCGCCATGGGGGTAAGCCGCTCTGCCACAGTTGTCCTGGCCTTCCTCATGATCTACGAGAACATGACGCTGGTGGAGGCCATCCAGACGGTTCAGGCTCACCGTGATATCTGCCCCAACTCGGGCTTTCTCCAGCAGCTCCAGGTTCTGGACAACCGACTGGGGCGGGAGACGGGGCGACTCTGA